One region of Gouania willdenowi chromosome 13, fGouWil2.1, whole genome shotgun sequence genomic DNA includes:
- the LOC114474631 gene encoding uncharacterized protein LOC114474631: MGTYSGYVAVFVQMHAPAYYKCMFNSRQEEEQTTMVIPIYWYFALLFFWVAEDVVSNKLDVLTVRLGDSLTLNCTYNCSAQFIRGCWNTKEKNPRCYTGPKNTNGFCTVSLPLLNVTVTDSERTYRCYTIQTDDPQYHEEIQRTVAFKLQNDTRLLNSTAAVSDEPKESTEDEFASVNGESTRIKVLATGVFFVAMVLVAPAVYICVKRIRQICNYKGEHEGSSSSSPQPTDTVPLSMNGTPSVQNERVTLRIPTSDDNSDMDVPYAEILITVRGVSTPELSQVTYLPVGDHKQRWGDDSMCHLQASRSADRLHIPHPREVSRKMSTSSEYAVITYV; encoded by the exons ATGGGAACATATAGTGGTTACGTTGCTGTGTTTGTGCAGATGCATGCACCAGCATACTACAAGTGCATGTTTAATAGCAGGCAAGAAGAAGAGCAAACAACTATGGTGATTCCTATTTACTGGTACTTTGCTTTGCTCTTCTTTTGGGTGGCAGAAG ATGTTGTAAGCAACAAATTAGATGTTTTGACGGTCAGATTGGGGGATTCTCTTACGTTAAACTGCACCTATAACTGCTCTGCTCAATTTATCCGTGGATGTTGGAATACAAAGGAAAAAAATCCTCGCTGTTACACTGGGCCGAAAAACACAAACGGCTTTTGCACAGTGTCCCTGCCCCTGTTAAATGTGACTGTAACAGACTCCGAAAGAACATACCGATGctacacaatacaaacagaCGACCCTCAATATCATGAAGAAATTCAACGCACTGTTGCCTTTAAGCTTCAAA atgaTACGCGCCTCCTAAACTCCACTG CAGCAGTTTCTGATGAGCCGAAGGAATCGACCGAAGATGAGTTTGCTTCTGTTAACG GAGAATCGACGAGAATTAAGGTTTTGGCCACAGGTGTTTTTTTCGTGGCCATGGTTCTTGTCGCTCCTGCTGTTTATATCTGCGTGAAACGAATCAGGCAAATCTGTAACTATAAAG GAGAGCACGAAGGATCAAGCTCAAG CTCACCACAACCAACTGACACCGTCCCTTTATCAATGAATG GCACACCATCAGTACAAAACGAAAGAGTAACTTTGAGGATTCCTACATCAG aTGACAACAGCGATATGGATGTCCCTTATGCTGAAATACTCATTACTGTGCGAGGTGTGAGTACTCCTGAGCTCAGCCAGGTCACCTATCTGCCTGTTGGAGATCACAAACAG AGGTGGGGAGATGACTCCATGTGCCACCTGCAAGCCTCACGTTCAGCAGACAGACTCCATATTCCTCATCCAAGAGAAGTCAGCCGCAAAATGAGCACCAGCTCTGAGTACGCAGTCATCACTTATGTTTAA
- the nrgna gene encoding neurogranin, with protein sequence MDCHNEECSRPQEEEDIMDIPLDDPEANRAAAKIQAGFRGHMTRKKMKPEDKAEAEERQEDRGQ encoded by the exons ATGGACTGTCACAAT GAGGAGTGTAGCCGGccccaggaggaggaggacatcATGGATATTCCTCTAGATGATCCTGAGGCCAACAGAGCTGCTGCTAAGATCCAGGCTGGTTTCCGTGGTCACATGACTCGCAAGAAGATGAAGCCAGAGGACAAAGCAGAAGCAGAGGAG AGACAGGAAGATCGGGGGCAGTAG
- the LOC114475029 gene encoding putative leucine-rich repeat-containing protein DDB_G0290503 isoform X1, translated as MSVSFSNTHLRVPRGFGSILEGLTREVLRDQPENIPQYAARYFTALLKQREESGIDPAEWAAKLEDRCNKNLAFKSSETRPVKEAEAEEADSTEILHKSKTEDESMESTESDVDENTDEDNLGEKEAFPAEASEEESTNRLLVTDTTADEQSGTDNKERDQLTEMLEEVDMAINETDCSFVPNQKKLLPEAEPKGLLSSEDFTNVDIGAAADEVDDTPVALVVEKNTVDGEVYIEAAEPNEIPSYTDIANAELCAENLTEIEGGTLGNIDSHRIEKQAPEDTALHSSLVTNSNQQKAADHHEITTEGERMETGESSIKKFQSVAHAEDYSGVAPKEDYLVEVNFDDLPEGQPVAEVVEKQSEEDSSTEVLHSTLAEIQPKESYELVEAATIQNQSDTQDDHESEIEVVEKDVDLKEAKGQNSPDALAEEQENTSEFVDEAGKKTHLDEPKQEETSNDNENSGKESEGNCFQNEESTSNELKDNELTNKAEGDKEDELEGYSVSKDQEMNYDRESSASETATEAERKTFNKSAQDNLKEEEEDEEEDKDNLRALAEAQSEDTDNKEWVTLDEQVRNELEQVEVAKEEGDAGHVEDNITLICRSPADRDGDESPNKSEKDTLILPEQDTDKVI; from the exons ATGTCTGTGTCTTTCTCCAACACACACCTGCGGGTTCCCCGGGGTTTTGGTTCCATTTTAGAGGGACTGACCCGGGAGGTTCTCCGAGACCAGCCAGAGAACATCCCTCAGTATGCTGCTCGATACTTCACTGCTCTTCTAAAGCAAAGAGAAG AGAGTGGCATTGACCCTGCTGAGTGGGCTGCCAAACTGGAAGATAGATGTAACAAGAATCTTGCATTCAAGTCTTCTGAG ACTCGTCCTGTCAAGGAAGCAGAAGCAGAGGAGGCAGATTCTAC tgAAATTTTACACAAATCCAAAACTGAAGATGAATCAATGGAATCAACAGAATCTGATGTCGATGAAAATACAGATGAGGACAATCTTGGAGAGAAggaggcgttcccagcagaagCTTCAGAAGAGGAATCAACTAACAGGTTGCTAGTGACAGATACTACTGCAGATGAACAAAGTGGTACAGACAACAAAGAGAGAGATCAATTGACTGAAATGCTTGAAGAAGTTGACATGGCTATTAATGAAACAGACTGTAGCTTTGTCCCTAATCAAAAAAAGCTTCTGCCAGAAGCAGAGCCCAAAGGCTTGTTGTCATCCGAAGATTTTACGAATGTAGACATaggagctgctgctgatgaAGTAGATGATACACCAGTAGCATTAGTTGTAGAGAAGAATACAGTGGATGGTGAGGTATATATTGAAGCAGCAGAACCCAATGAGATCCCTTCATACACTGACATTGCCAACGCGGAATTATGTGCAGAGAATCTTACAGAGATAGAGGGGGGAACATTAGGCAACATAGATTCACATAGGATTGAGAAACAAGCACCTGAAGACACTGCTTTACATTCATCACTTGTTACAAATAGCAACCAACAAAAGGCTGCCGATCACCATGAAATAACAACGGAGGGAGAGAGGATGGAAACTGGAGAatcttcaatcaaaaaatttcaaagtgTAGCTCATGCCGAGGATTATAGTGGTGTTGCACCAAAGGAAGATTATTTGGTTGAGGTTAACTTTGACGATCTCCCAGAAGGTCAACCGGTCGCTGAGGTTGTAGAGAAACAATCAGAGGAGGACAGTTCCACAGAAGTCTTACATAGCACACTGGCAGAAATACAACCAAAAGAATCATATGAGCTTGTAGAAGCTGCAACAATACAAAATCAATCTGATACGCAAGATGATCATGAGTCTGAAATAGAGGTTGTTGAAAAGGATGTTGACTTAAAAGAAGCGAAGGGGCAAAATTCACCCGATGCTTTAGCAGAAGAACAAGAAAACACAAGTGAGTTTGTGGATGAGGCTGGGAAGAAAACACATCTTGATGAACCGAAGCAAGAAGAAACTAGTAATGACAATGAAAACAGTGGAAAAGAAAGTGAAGGCAATTGTTTCCAAAATGAAGAATCAACATCAAATGAATTGAAAGACAATGAattgacaaataaagctgaAGGAGATAAAGAAGATGAACTAGAAGGTTACAGTGTCAGTAAAGATCAAGAAATGAATTATGACAGAGAGTCAAGTGCCTCAGAGACTGCAACGGAGGCCGAAAGAAAGACCTTTAATAAAAGTGCACAAGATAAtttgaaggaggaggaggaggacgaggaggaggacaaGGACAATTTAAGAGCACTCGCAGAGGCACAATCAGAGGACACTGATAACAAAGAGTGGGTGACATTGGACGAGCAAGTACGTAACGAACTTGAACAAGTAGAGGTTGCAAAAGAGGAAGGCGATGCAGGGCATGTTGAGGACAACATAACCCTTATCTGCAGATCACCTGCTGATCGCGATGGAGATGAAAGCCCAAACAAGTCAGAGAAAGACACACTCATTCTCCCAGAGCAAGATACTGATAAGGTAATTTGA
- the hepacama gene encoding LOW QUALITY PROTEIN: hepatic and glial cell adhesion molecule a (The sequence of the model RefSeq protein was modified relative to this genomic sequence to represent the inferred CDS: inserted 2 bases in 2 codons; deleted 2 bases in 2 codons), protein MKVERKPSSSFTDIPLPLTLLNLVLLLLATGGVSGVNVTSQTQVVRGTVGREALLSVSYSSSSSDKPVIKWQLKRDKVKPITVVQSIGTDVIGNLRPEYRNRILVFENGSLLLHNLQLSDEGTYEVEISITDDTFTGEHYIELTVDVPVSKPYIQMMASSVLEYSEHFHLHCSHDNGTKPIYGWLKAGNLLTNDSHLLLSHDXKVLTITRVLMSDDDIYMCTVENPISSLKSFPIXLTVYRRSSLYIILSTGGIFLLITLVTVCACWKPSKKKHRPVPQRAPVYVEQNENGHDVDVVPKPSTLGRRSPMPLYVLDENETLEHMEECPGNDLSQSEITVPPTYVPVLYPTANRTERPVWSAPRRFPRSPSPLAQPLPKPHPGPPSLRPIRSPAHSPGSSPRGFSPVRKVRPPVGIPTSHLPVEVECSDPGETQTHSSAHH, encoded by the exons ATGAAGGTGGAGAGGAAACCCTCCTCTTCATTCACTGACATTCCTCTGCCGCTGACGCTCCTCAACCTCGTCCTCCTCCTTCTCGCAACAG GTGGGGTGTCGGGGGTCAATGTGACGAGCCAAACCCAAGTGGTGAGGGGCACGGTGGGCAGAGAGGCGCTTTTATCTGTCAGCTATTCCAGCAGCAGCTCAGACAAGCCAGTGATTAAGTGGCAACTAAAGAGGGACAAAGTAAAACCCATCACGGTGGTGCAGTCCATAGGAACAGATGTCATTGGGAACCTGAGACCAGAATACCGAAACCGTATACTTGTGTTTGAGAATGGGTCACTACTT CTTCACAACCTACAGCTGTCGGACGAAGGCACCTATGAAGTGGAAATCTCTATCACGGATGATACGTTCACTGGAGAGCACTATATTGAACTCACTGTTGATG TGCCTGTGTCCAAGCCTTACATTCAGATGATGGCC TCCTCAGTCCTGGAGTACAGCGAGCACTTCCACCTTCACTGTTCTCACGATAACGGCACAAAGCCCATTTATGGATGGCTCAAAGCAGGCAACCTGCTGACCAATGACTCACACCTGCTGCTATCACATG CAAAGGTGCTGACCATCACCCGTGTCCTGATGTCGGACGATGACATATACATGTGCACCGTGGAGAACCCCATCAGCAGCCTGAAGAGCTTCCCTA AGCTTACTGTCTACA GACGAAGCTCGCTATACATCATCCTGTCCACTGGAGGCATTTTCCTCCTCATTACCCTGGTGACTGTGTGTGCTTGTTGGAAACCTTCCAA GAAGAAGCATAGACCTGTCCCCCAAAGAGCTCCAGTCTATGTGGAGCAAAATGAGAATGGACATGATG TTGACGTTGTCCCCAAGCCATCCACCCTAGGTCGCAGGAGTCCAATGCCTCTTTATGTGCTCGATGAAAAT GAGACTTTGGAACATATGGAAGAATGTCCAGGCAATGATCTGAGCCAATCAGAAATAACTGTCCCACCAACCTACGTCCCCGTCCTTTACCCGACCGCCAACAGAACTGAGCGGCCCGTCTGGTCCGCGCCCCGCAGGTTTCCCCGCAGCCCCTCTCCACTGGCACAGCCTCTCCCCAAGCCTCATCCTGGCCCTCCATCTCTACGGCCTATCCGATCCCCTGCCCACTCCCCGGGCTCGTCCCCACGCGGCTTCAGCCCAGTGAGAAAGGTCCGTCCCCCAGTGGGCATCCCAACCAGCCACCTACCTGTGGAGGTAGAATGTTCAGATCCTGGAGAAACACAGACTCACTCTTCAGCCCATCACTGA
- the LOC114475029 gene encoding sperm surface protein Sp17 isoform X2, translating into MSVSFSNTHLRVPRGFGSILEGLTREVLRDQPENIPQYAARYFTALLKQREESGIDPAEWAAKLEDRCNKNLAFKSSETRPVKEAEAEEADST; encoded by the exons ATGTCTGTGTCTTTCTCCAACACACACCTGCGGGTTCCCCGGGGTTTTGGTTCCATTTTAGAGGGACTGACCCGGGAGGTTCTCCGAGACCAGCCAGAGAACATCCCTCAGTATGCTGCTCGATACTTCACTGCTCTTCTAAAGCAAAGAGAAG AGAGTGGCATTGACCCTGCTGAGTGGGCTGCCAAACTGGAAGATAGATGTAACAAGAATCTTGCATTCAAGTCTTCTGAG ACTCGTCCTGTCAAGGAAGCAGAAGCAGAGGAGGCAGATTCTACGTAA